GGTGCCAAATTGCTATTATAAACCGGTTACATACGTAATTAGAATACAAATAAATGGTTTgttatacccgtggtatacggtctgatataccatagcTTTCAGCCAGTCAGCATTTAGGGATGGAACCACCCAGTTTTTATAATAAGGGACTAAGGCTCTACAATCCACAATGATAAAGAATAGTGGGCGGGGCAAGGGAGTGTCATTTAGGCAAGTTAATATTCATTTGGATTAGATGACTGATGCAGGATGTGTTTCTCTCAGGTGGCTTTATCTTGCTGGATGGTAAAACGTTTGAGGTGGTTGGTAACTGGGAGCTGCCTGGTGAGGCGGCACCTTTTGGTTATGACTTCTGGTACCAGCCCCGACACAACGTCATGATGAGCACCGAATGGGGAGCGCCCAAAGCCCTCGCCTACGGTTTCAACCTGGAACATGTCAAAGAAGGTGTGTAAATAGAGGTGATACATGTGTTTTGTATTACACTTGTTGAGTAGAGAGAAATTGTTTCAATGCTGCTGTTCTGTCTGCAGGTCTCTATGGATCGAAGATCCACGTGTGGGACTGGACCACTCACAAGCGGCTACAGTCCCTGGACCTGGGGGAGGAGGGCGCCATTCCTCTGGAGATCCGCTTCCTCCATGATCCCGCCGCCACGGAGGGCTACGTCGGCTGTGCACTCCAAGGAACCGTCTTCCGTTTCTACAGGACACCAGTGAGCAAAACATTCATGCATAGGAAAAAATAGAATAACATGTCTGATCTCTCTTGCATTTGTTTTTGGCTGAGTGTCTTACAAAATGGTACTGTCTCAACAGAAAGGAGAATGGGCTGCTGAGAAGGTTATCCACGTCCCCAGTAAGAAAGTGGAGGGATGGGCTTTGCCAGTGATGCCAAGTGAGTGTGTGTCTGGGAAAATGTTGATGGGAGAGTACTGCAGATTAGGGATACGTTTAACACTTCCAGTACATATTGAACAATTGGAATTGGGTGTAGCTACCCGTTCCATAATCAAATGGAAATGCCTAATTAAATGGGTTTTCCTGAATTTGATGTGTGATCTGTTCATCTCAGGTCTGATCACAGATATTCTGATCTCTCTGGATGACCGCTTCCTATACTTCAGTAACTGGCTGCATGGAGACATACGACAGTATGACATCACAAACAGGAGGAACCCACGTCTGGCTGGCCAGGTGACATCACAAGTTTACAACATGGCTGATTATTTTAAACCCACCAAAAATGTTTCATCTTACAGGCAATGGTCTTGGACAGAGAAGTATTAAACCTGACAAGTGCATATGTTCTTTTTTTATGTGGATACTTAAATGAATCATCTTCATCAGTCTGCCTATGTGATGCGTACCTGTGTTAGTGTCAAGCAAGTGGCCTCCTACATTTACATGTTGGTCAtctagcagactctcttatccagagcgacttactcAGTTCATTCAACTTAAGGTGGCTAGGTAGGACAGTCTCCTGAAATTGTTAGTTGTCCACTGACTGTGTTCACGTCTCCCTGTGTATTCAGCTTTTCTTGGGAGGGAGCATCCTAAATGATGGCCCTGTCAAAGTACTGGAGGACCCAGAGAATCAGAGCCAACCACCCCCACGCATAATTAAGGTGTGTAAGAATAACAATCTATGCCCAAACtcactcttcacacacacacactgccagaaTGTCTGCAGTAGGTCAAAGTAGGTGTTTAGGTTGTTTTTAAGGTGCAGACAACGACTTGTGTGTACATGTGATCCACATCAGGGGAAGAGGATCCCAGGGAGCCCCCAGATGTTGCAGCTCAGTCTGGATGGGAAGAGACTGTatgtcaccacctctctctacagtggCTGGGACAAGCAGTTCTACCCAGAAATGATCAAGTGAGGACCTGCTCATCGGTCTTAGATTTTTCTAttactcagtggtgtaaagtatttttaaagtactacttaagtagatagtcttttgatacttaagtatatttaaaatcataCTTTGACTCAAGTATTTTTCTGGTGACTTTATTATGAATATAtctttttactcaagtattacaaTTTCCCACCACTTTACATACTTGTGGTCAATGCACACATGTCAGGAACAGGTTTTTTGTAAGCTATCAAAACATGGATTTGTATGCTATCGCTCTTATTAGTGTTATTCAATATCATGGGCTGCTTCAATAAGATGTTTTGAACACCAATAGCTAGAAACACTATCAAATGAAATACTTGACTCTATTTCTTATTTTCccttgtctgtttctctctttgcCCTAGGGAGGGTTCTGTTATGATGCAGATTGACGTGAACACAGCCAATGGTGGCCTCAAGGTGAATAAGAACTTCCTGGTCGACTTTGGGAAAGAGCCCAACGGCCCGGCCTTGGCCCACGAGCTACGATACCCTGGGGGAGACTGCACCTCCGACATCTGGCTGTAAAGTCACGCAGGAGGCCCCAGTTTTCCCTCTCATTCCCATCATACTTTACATAGACTTCATGTAACTCATATTAGTTGGGAACGGGTGGGGAAGGAGGCATACACTCGAGCCTCATGCCCGATAATGCTGCCTATTCATTCTCATGCCCGATAATGCTGCCTATTCATTCCATGCTGCTTTGCTTTAAATGCATAATTGTGCCTTAAGTCATTATCTCATAGACCAAATGTTCTTTGTTACTTCCAATGCCAGTGGTGAAActgaggtttaaaaaaaaataaacaatttctAACATATGGAATTCATAGACTAACATCTGATGGCGACGTACTGTTTTAAGAACATGAAGACGATATAATTTTTCATCATTCCTTAATGGCCTGAGTGTGTGTTCAGCAGGGTTGAATGAATCTGTATGTCTGGATTATTGTTTACTCTTAATTTAATAGTAAAATAGATGGGTGTAGTGAAacatgttgttttacagggttagccatagtagtacagtgcCCCTATagtaaattagggttaagtgactTGCTCAAATGCACAACAGGTTTTTCACTTTGTCGGCGCAGGTATTTAAACCAGAAACCTTTCAgttagttactggcccaacgctcttaactacTACGCTAACtacctctaaccaccagtctaccaaTTCTGCTACATTAATAATGGTTTGCATAATTTATTATATAGTTCAGTTGATTTAAATACTCAATGACAACATGTTCATTTGCAAGATATTAATGGTTTTAAATAATACATTGAATAAATGTACTGCATATTCCTACAAGTTTATAGAATGATAATAATTGATCACTGAGTCTCATAGATATGGTTCATTACACTACATGTCTGGAATGACCTTGACGCATGACCCTTAAGCAAATCTATCAAAAGCTTGGGTGAGTCAGTTACCCACTGGCCCAAATATTATCTAAAGTGTATCACTGCAAGGATTTATTTTAAAGGACTTAACATATTGCCAATACTGGTTTGCATTGGAAAATAACTAACTTGGTGGCCAGGTTGTGTGACCTGGAGCAAAGATCCTTTGGCTGGCTGGATTTAGTGGGTAGTGAGCCTTATAATTTATACTTGCTCAACAGTGCCTGCTACTGCCCATAGGTGCAGGTGACCTATAAACTTTTCTCAATTTTACTCCAGGCATGATTTGGGCAGCTACTTTCCTACATCCCTAAACTGAATCAAACCATACTATCAGATCCAATGAGGTGGTTAATTAACATCAGAAGTGAGGAAATAAAATTGTCAAATGATGCAAATAGATCATTGCTATCAGCACGGCAATCCTATATTCATGCCAGGCTTGgccatacgtgtgtgtgtgtgacagagtggaAATTCCAGAGGGGGACAAAcactccacacaaacacacccaagaCACACCATGATCTGGGGCAACAATACTTCTAGGTCTCAGTAGAGTAGTAGTGATGCACCACTACATCCTCCTGCATCCACAGCAGCCAGGCAGAGCACAACTGTGTGATCCAAGTCAAAGCATTGTGATAAAGTGGGGAAACCAAGCATACTATTGACCCATAAAAGGCATTTTTTTTATATCTGTGGCAATAGTACTTCTACATCTCTGGAAGCTTCCAGCGATACACTTAGTCATCCGCTATGACACATTAAACAAGTGTATAGTAATGAAAGGTATATTATCAATACACTGGTAAAGGATAggctttttaatttttatttattttatttcaccttttatttaaccaggtaggctagttgagaagttctcatttgcaactgcgacatggccaagataaagcatagcagtgtgaacagacaacagagttacacatggagtaaacaattaaccagtcaataacagtagaaaaagagagtctatatacattgtgtgcaaaaggcatgaggtaggcgaataattacaattttgcagattaacactggagtgataaatgatcagatggtcatgtacaggtagagatattggtgagcaaaatagcagaaaagtaagtaaatataaacagtatggggatgaggtaggtaaaattgggtgggctatttaccaatagaccatgtacagctgcagcgatcggttagctgctcagatagcagatgtttgaagttggtgagggagataaaagtctccaacttcagcgatttttgcaattcgttccagtcacaggcagcagagaactggaaagaaaggcggccaaatgaggtgttgactttagggatgatcagtgagatacacctgctggagccggtgggtctggcgacgaatatgtagcgagggccagccgactagagcatacaggtcgcagtggtgggtggtataaggtgctttagtaacaaaacggatggcactgtgataaactgcatccagtttgctgagtagagtattggaagctattttgtagatgacatcgccgaagtcgaggatcggtaggatagtcagttttacttgggtaagtttggcggcgtgagtgaaggaggctttgttgcggaatagaaatggctatgtcagtggaggctgctgagggcatGACTGGTCATAACtggaatggagcgaatggaaaccatgtgtttgatgttgaTCTCTTTCCACCTATTATTTTCCACTCATTACCATatgcctgtcctccccaattaaggtgtcatCAACCTCCTGTCACTGGTAGCAAAgtgtaccctactctaccctattaGGCACTTCTGGATGTAGCTAAAATTGTACACGTTCTTCATTCAGCAATTGTCCATGTTTTACAACAATAACACTTATTGTGGAGTAGTTTGTCATAATGGACAAATATATTTTACACAGGCACTAAGCAGGCAGCCCTAGTCTGTCTGTCACCTCTCCAATAAGTTGTTCAGAGAACTCGGCACTTTGAGGGACTGAACGCATTCTAAATGGAGCAGAGATATTGGAGCTAAAAACACTTAAATAGCTAACCAGCCAATACAATTTTAAGGTAGGAGTTATGTTTCTAATTGTTTACAGCACTCAGAGTGGCGTGGCCTTAAAGAAAACGAGGAGTTTGATACGCAAGTTAGCTGGTGTAACGTTAGCTACTTATGTGCTAGCAagcgagctagctaacgttaatccTCAGGTTTAGGTTAGCAGCTAGTCGGCTATTAACTTGGTAGCTAGCAATTAGATACAACAACACCCGAGTAAAGAATTTGTCATAATGGTTAATTTAGCTACTATGATAAGACCGGTATTTCTTATCGTTTAAGGAAGATATGTAGTTAACGTTCGATGGCTAAATCTGACCAGGAATGAGAAGGAGCTAGCTGCTAAACTATAGCTAAATTATAGCTAACTTAACTAGAATAAATAGTTTACTAATGTTAGCTACCTAGCAAATAACGTTACGCTCTGAGCTAGTCAGCAAGCTCGACAACTAGCTGGCTAGTGAACTGTTAACTAACTACtgatagttagttagatagctagTGTTTGATTTTCTACTTAACGTTACTCGTCTGAAGCGAGTTAGTCATCTCTATCTAACGTTAGCGTTCTAGTAAATGTTTTGCCAACGTTAGTTGCGAGCAAAGTTAATTGCAACTGCAGCATATTTATAACGTTAACCACACGTGTCAAATGTTTGTATACCTATCTCCATGACACACCCCTTGCCTAGACGGTGTTGGCTGGCTAGACACCTGTATGATTCTGTTTGGACGATTGGGATAACGGTGCTAGCTATGCGTAATTCCCTGCCTTGTCCCTGCTTCTTGAAACGGCTAATTCAACAACAACTTGCCGCAGCCAGCTAGCGAAGGGTTAATTCATATTCCATCTGCTGAACACTGTATACAAACCTGACACTTATGTTCTACACCCACCAGCCCTTTCTGAGTTTTAATTTTTCAGCATATTGATCAAAGAAAAAGATTGATGGATACTAGTCCAATGAGGAAGTACTTTGCTCCACCACCCACACAAGTCCTATACAGCAGGACCAGTGTTCTACTGCACCCAATTCTCAAAGATCGAGGCCCTTAGCCCACATTGTTGATTCAACAATGTGAAAAATGTATTGGTTTCATCTTCGTAGTCGTGAAGTTTCTGGTAGATCCCTTGTTCACTGTGTTCTACGATGGATGGCTTGTGATGGGGTGCTATTAACCATGTTGAAGATTGACACCTGATGGATAACAGAGGTTTCAGAGAGAcaaccctccccctccctgctTTGGGTCTGTAGTGCATGGCACTAGGTAGTGCTGCTGTGGTGCTAATCTGCTCAGTAGAATTAGCAGGTGTGTATGGCCATGTGCATTACATAGCAGGGCCTGCCGGAACACAGTGACCTCAGTCAGACGTTCATAGGCGGACAGACGGATGGACAGTGACTCATAGAAAAGGTCATTGGCCTGCATTTACAGACAGTATGTTAGTTGACTGATGGGAAGACGGACACAGATTGTCAAATCCATTTTACACACAGAGCACTTTGTTCCACTTAGCCCAAACCTGATTCCTGTTCAATGTAAATGCTATATGAAGAATCAAAGGAGCTATGGGCTGTGTTTTGGAGACTTGCGGTCTGTCTAGGGCTGTTgaggtgaccatattaccgctaCTCCGACAGTCATGATTCATGACCAAAGTAGAATTCCATGTGACCGCTTAGTCACG
The window above is part of the Oncorhynchus kisutch isolate 150728-3 unplaced genomic scaffold, Okis_V2 scaffold996, whole genome shotgun sequence genome. Proteins encoded here:
- the LOC109905597 gene encoding methanethiol oxidase, coding for MATKCTGCGPGYKSPLDAMKGPREEIVYLPCIYRNTGIKKPDYLATVDVDPKSPTYCQVIHRLPMPNLNDELHHSGWNACSSCFGDSSKKRNRLILPSLISSRVYIVDTGTDPRAPQMHKIVEPTDIFWKTGLANPHTTHCLGNGQIMISSIGDPSGNGKGGFILLDGKTFEVVGNWELPGEAAPFGYDFWYQPRHNVMMSTEWGAPKALAYGFNLEHVKEGLYGSKIHVWDWTTHKRLQSLDLGEEGAIPLEIRFLHDPAATEGYVGCALQGTVFRFYRTPKGEWAAEKVIHVPSKKVEGWALPVMPSLITDILISLDDRFLYFSNWLHGDIRQYDITNRRNPRLAGQLFLGGSILNDGPVKVLEDPENQSQPPPRIIKGKRIPGSPQMLQLSLDGKRLYVTTSLYSGWDKQFYPEMIKEGSVMMQIDVNTANGGLKVNKNFLVDFGKEPNGPALAHELRYPGGDCTSDIWL